A genome region from Candidatus Polarisedimenticolia bacterium includes the following:
- a CDS encoding LarC family nickel insertion protein: MKRRASAYGLPGAARRVLYLDCFSGISGDMFLGLSVDLGVSLATLKRSLAKLPLGGYSLSSRRVLRGGLGGTQVQVKIDDSPRRSIPRRGRHRARAPLPRHDHGHSHPHTPHRGWREIRRIVAAGGLPPTVRSQALRVFETLVEAEARVHRIEPEAVHLHEVGAVDAIVDIVGACLCLHELQVDRVIASPLPAGSGIIRCEHGIFPVPAPATVEILKGKPLFGGPFEGELVTPTGAALVATLAEEFGPIPPLRLEKVGYGAGSRDPDDHPN; this comes from the coding sequence ATGAAGCGGAGAGCTTCGGCCTACGGGCTGCCGGGCGCGGCCCGCCGGGTCCTCTACCTCGACTGTTTCTCCGGTATCTCGGGCGACATGTTCCTGGGTCTCTCCGTCGACCTGGGCGTGAGCCTGGCGACGCTGAAGCGGAGCCTTGCGAAGCTGCCGCTGGGCGGCTACTCCCTGTCGTCGCGGCGCGTGCTGCGCGGCGGGCTGGGGGGCACGCAGGTCCAGGTGAAGATCGACGATTCGCCGCGTCGTTCCATCCCGCGCCGCGGGCGCCACCGGGCCCGCGCTCCTTTGCCCCGGCACGACCACGGCCACTCTCACCCGCATACCCCGCATCGCGGCTGGCGGGAAATCCGCCGCATCGTGGCGGCCGGCGGATTGCCTCCGACGGTCCGGTCGCAGGCGCTGCGGGTTTTCGAGACGCTGGTGGAAGCGGAGGCCCGGGTGCACCGCATCGAGCCCGAGGCGGTTCATCTGCACGAGGTGGGAGCGGTGGACGCCATCGTCGACATCGTGGGGGCCTGCCTCTGCCTGCACGAGCTCCAGGTGGATCGCGTGATCGCCTCGCCGCTGCCCGCCGGCTCCGGAATCATCCGCTGCGAGCACGGCATCTTCCCGGTGCCGGCGCCCGCGACGGTCGAGATCCTGAAAGGCAAGCCGCTTTTCGGCGGCCCTTTCGAAGGAGAGCTGGTCACGCCGACCGGCGCGGCGCTGGTGGCAACGCTGGCCGAAGAGTTCGGACCGATCCCGCCGCTGCGCCTCGAGAAGGTGGGCTACGGCGCCGGCAGCCGGGATCCGGACGATCACCCCAACC
- a CDS encoding antibiotic biosynthesis monooxygenase, which translates to MAYVIVWEFVVHAATRSEFEALYGPQGVWAKLFASSPSFLGTRLLRETRDSSRYLTLDRWQDRDVYEDFLRRHLSEYRDLDARCSSLTLRESPLGCFEEVE; encoded by the coding sequence GTGGCCTACGTGATCGTCTGGGAATTCGTGGTGCATGCCGCGACGCGGTCAGAGTTCGAAGCGCTCTATGGACCGCAGGGCGTCTGGGCAAAGCTGTTTGCCAGCAGCCCCTCGTTCCTCGGCACCCGGCTCCTGCGCGAAACCCGGGATTCGTCGCGTTACCTGACCTTGGATCGCTGGCAAGACCGGGATGTCTACGAGGATTTTCTGCGGCGACACCTATCCGAGTATCGTGATCTCGATGCGCGCTGCTCGAGCCTGACCCTGCGGGAATCGCCCCTCGGCTGCTTCGAGGAAGTGGAATGA
- a CDS encoding nucleotidyltransferase family protein: MATQPDRMGLELYRLWRGSWRRSQMAFSGGSMMPLTEHATGLVVSHGSQAPRLGDVVVILQPGGLVTHRIIGSEIGDTGSRRWITQGDASSQADPPIDPTDVMGIVVALSAPHGARFIAGPCWEWVGKWAAAQTRWVTRAAGASPNRVGRWTMALHRRALRGAFGIADALENLRAGLEDWQVDAYRPPLARLIAQCRTGMAPAGDLIDSGLRAAEALGMDLLLLRWVAQRGLHGQAAGAWLERRKATVAFHQLRWRPKLEAVVQALRGIGVEPMALKGFAQSLTLYQEDALREMRDVDLLVPSERETDARAALETLGFVPCFQEPRPESPRHHHGAPQMDPGSGLVIELHREVVPERVLEKPLTDAFRSRGETVRFAGGELRVPCREDRLLHLCLHLRLHRYLGCLRDVLEIALLVDDDTPPWDWGKLERMARECGAGPSLCVGLRLAVLAFGASVPPEFLRHLQLEMLPAPLAETRIRFLARQLTGWSPVRRDGWAKAARRLCKAVAPL, translated from the coding sequence ATGGCGACGCAGCCGGATCGCATGGGGCTCGAGCTCTACCGTCTATGGAGAGGCTCGTGGCGACGCAGCCAGATGGCTTTTTCGGGCGGCAGCATGATGCCGCTCACCGAGCATGCCACCGGACTCGTCGTCTCGCATGGGTCGCAGGCACCAAGGCTCGGCGACGTCGTGGTCATCCTGCAGCCAGGCGGCCTGGTCACCCACCGGATCATCGGAAGCGAGATCGGCGATACCGGCTCCCGCCGCTGGATTACCCAGGGGGACGCTTCATCGCAGGCCGACCCGCCGATCGATCCGACCGACGTGATGGGAATCGTGGTGGCGCTGTCGGCTCCGCATGGTGCCCGCTTTATCGCCGGGCCCTGCTGGGAGTGGGTCGGGAAATGGGCGGCGGCGCAGACCCGCTGGGTAACGCGCGCCGCGGGAGCCTCTCCGAACCGGGTGGGCCGCTGGACCATGGCCCTGCACCGCCGCGCGCTGCGCGGTGCTTTCGGGATCGCCGACGCTTTGGAGAATCTGCGCGCCGGGCTGGAGGACTGGCAGGTGGATGCCTACCGCCCGCCTCTGGCCCGCCTGATTGCGCAATGTCGAACCGGGATGGCGCCCGCGGGGGATCTCATCGACTCGGGCCTGCGGGCTGCCGAAGCGCTCGGCATGGACTTGCTGCTCTTGCGATGGGTGGCGCAGCGCGGCCTGCACGGCCAGGCCGCGGGCGCCTGGCTGGAGCGCCGCAAGGCCACCGTCGCCTTCCATCAGCTCCGGTGGCGGCCGAAGCTGGAGGCTGTGGTACAAGCTTTGCGCGGCATCGGCGTCGAGCCGATGGCGCTGAAGGGCTTCGCGCAAAGCCTGACGCTCTACCAGGAAGACGCGCTGCGGGAGATGCGCGACGTCGATCTCCTCGTCCCCTCCGAGCGCGAGACCGATGCGCGGGCCGCGCTCGAGACGCTCGGCTTCGTGCCATGCTTCCAGGAGCCGCGGCCCGAATCGCCTCGCCACCATCATGGCGCCCCACAGATGGATCCCGGCTCGGGCCTGGTAATCGAGCTGCATCGCGAGGTCGTGCCGGAGCGGGTCCTGGAAAAGCCGCTGACGGATGCCTTCCGGAGCCGCGGCGAGACGGTGCGCTTCGCGGGTGGAGAGTTGAGGGTTCCCTGCCGCGAGGACCGGCTGCTGCATCTCTGCCTGCACCTCAGGCTGCACCGCTACCTCGGCTGCCTGCGCGATGTTTTGGAAATCGCCCTGCTGGTCGATGACGATACCCCGCCCTGGGACTGGGGTAAGCTCGAGCGCATGGCGCGTGAATGTGGCGCCGGGCCCTCTCTCTGCGTGGGGCTCCGTCTGGCGGTCCTGGCCTTCGGCGCCTCTGTGCCGCCCGAGTTTCTGCGGCACCTCCAATTGGAGATGCTGCCTGCACCGCTCGCCGAGACGCGCATCCGTTTTCTGGCGCGTCAGCTCACCGGATGGTCGCCGGTTCGGCGCGACGGCTGGGCCAAGGCCGCACGCCGGCTCTGCAAAGCGGTCGCTCCGCTCTGA
- a CDS encoding HPr-rel-A system PqqD family peptide chaperone, giving the protein MISTPTSTVQPRRRDGLEEQSIGGDLMVYDAREGAVHLLNESAAHIYSLCDGSHDLDSIERDLRAEFKVPGDRDVRSDVLGALRALRSKQLVF; this is encoded by the coding sequence ATGATTTCCACTCCCACCAGCACGGTTCAGCCCCGCCGCCGCGATGGCCTCGAGGAGCAGTCCATCGGAGGCGACCTGATGGTCTATGATGCGCGCGAGGGAGCCGTGCACCTCCTGAACGAATCGGCCGCGCACATCTACAGCCTGTGTGACGGAAGCCACGATCTCGACTCGATCGAGCGCGACCTGCGAGCCGAGTTCAAGGTCCCCGGGGATCGCGATGTCCGAAGCGACGTCCTTGGCGCACTCCGCGCGCTGCGCTCGAAACAGCTCGTTTTCTAG
- a CDS encoding tetratricopeptide repeat protein, with the protein MERTDEKTMHAEQRAAHLLRNAYERQMQGDYQAAIQLYRASIDAHPTAEAHTFLGWTYSFLGRYDEAIAECKTAIEVDPEFGNPYNDIGSYLVHLGQIEEAIPWLEKAKLARRYEPRHFPYLNLGRIYLKMGRVQEATREFEQAEFIHKTLENSDLAEDDEGATIH; encoded by the coding sequence ATGGAAAGAACCGACGAAAAGACCATGCACGCCGAGCAGCGCGCCGCCCATCTCCTCAGGAACGCCTACGAGCGCCAGATGCAGGGCGACTACCAGGCGGCAATCCAGCTGTACCGGGCCTCCATCGACGCTCATCCCACCGCCGAGGCTCATACCTTCCTGGGTTGGACCTATTCCTTCCTGGGCCGCTACGACGAAGCGATCGCCGAATGCAAGACCGCCATCGAGGTGGACCCGGAGTTCGGCAACCCCTACAACGACATCGGCTCCTACCTCGTTCACCTCGGGCAGATCGAGGAGGCCATTCCCTGGCTGGAAAAAGCCAAGCTCGCGCGTCGCTACGAGCCGCGCCACTTTCCCTATCTCAATCTGGGCCGCATTTATTTGAAAATGGGACGGGTCCAGGAAGCCACCCGGGAGTTCGAGCAGGCCGAATTCATTCACAAAACGCTGGAAAACAGCGACTTGGCCGAGGATGACGAGGGTGCGACCATTCATTGA
- a CDS encoding amino acid permease, with protein sequence MLESLFRTKNVDRMTREADGEAHGLKRSLGWLDLTMLGIGAVIGTGIFASIGTAAAGNADRPGAGPAIILSFILTAVACVFSALCYAEFAAMIPIAGSAYTYAYATLGEMIAWIIGWDLIIEYAVGNIAVAISWSAYFNDVLKHAFGLTIPPWLATDLRTALRTPEILDAAPHLFGFPIVMNLPAVAIVALVTWVLVIGVKESAAVNNLMVGLKLMILVLFVFVGFNYVKAEHFTPFFPGGWAGVQAGAAIIFFSYIGFDAVSTAAEETRNPKRDIPIGIIGSLVLCTIIYIAVAVVLIGIIPYPELGIADPLAKALSFIGKDWAAGVVSFGAVVAMTAVLLVFQLGQPRIFFSMSRDGLLPRWFARVHPRYRTPHVTTIWTGVFVATFSAFASIDEIVELTNIGTLFAFVLVCVGIMVLRHSEPDRVRPFRTPWIPLLPIWIALLAYLPGLVAKAADWGSRLELVIMIGIALTGTAFSGIGLFNKATGRPVPELVKTEFALAGVASCIWLMRGLPTITWWRFLGWLAVGLVLYALYGYRHSRLLEKPLALPRHVAILAVVSIGASLAAWILLRSTDWSTGSLVAPILILFVFSLYAMSAIRTRTS encoded by the coding sequence ATGCTCGAGTCGCTCTTCCGCACCAAGAACGTCGATCGGATGACCCGGGAGGCTGACGGAGAAGCGCACGGGCTGAAGCGCTCCCTCGGCTGGCTCGATCTGACGATGCTGGGGATCGGCGCCGTCATCGGCACCGGGATCTTCGCCTCGATCGGGACGGCGGCGGCGGGGAACGCCGATCGCCCCGGGGCCGGCCCCGCCATCATCCTCTCCTTCATCCTCACCGCCGTCGCCTGCGTCTTTTCCGCCCTGTGCTACGCCGAGTTCGCCGCCATGATCCCGATCGCCGGCAGCGCCTATACCTACGCCTACGCCACCCTGGGCGAGATGATCGCCTGGATCATCGGCTGGGACCTGATCATCGAGTACGCGGTCGGAAACATCGCGGTGGCGATCTCCTGGTCGGCCTATTTCAACGACGTCCTGAAGCACGCCTTCGGCCTCACCATCCCTCCGTGGCTGGCGACCGACCTCAGAACCGCCCTGCGCACTCCCGAGATCCTCGACGCCGCACCGCACCTCTTCGGGTTCCCCATCGTCATGAACCTGCCGGCCGTGGCGATCGTCGCGCTGGTCACCTGGGTCCTGGTGATCGGGGTGAAGGAGAGCGCGGCGGTCAACAACCTGATGGTGGGACTCAAGCTCATGATCCTCGTGCTGTTCGTCTTCGTCGGCTTCAACTATGTGAAGGCCGAACACTTCACGCCCTTCTTCCCAGGGGGCTGGGCCGGCGTGCAGGCGGGAGCCGCGATCATCTTCTTCTCCTACATCGGCTTCGACGCCGTCTCCACGGCGGCGGAGGAGACGCGCAACCCGAAGCGGGACATTCCCATCGGCATCATCGGCTCGCTCGTCCTGTGCACGATCATCTACATCGCGGTGGCCGTGGTGCTGATCGGGATCATCCCCTATCCCGAGCTGGGGATCGCCGATCCGCTGGCCAAGGCCCTCTCATTCATCGGCAAGGATTGGGCAGCCGGCGTCGTTTCGTTCGGCGCGGTGGTGGCGATGACGGCGGTCCTGCTGGTGTTCCAACTGGGACAGCCGCGCATCTTCTTCTCGATGTCGCGCGACGGACTGCTGCCGCGCTGGTTCGCGCGGGTCCATCCACGCTACCGCACGCCGCACGTCACCACCATCTGGACCGGCGTCTTCGTGGCGACCTTCTCGGCCTTCGCCTCCATCGACGAGATCGTGGAGCTGACCAACATCGGCACCCTGTTCGCCTTCGTACTGGTATGCGTCGGCATCATGGTGCTGCGTCACAGCGAGCCCGATCGCGTGCGCCCCTTCCGCACTCCCTGGATCCCGCTGCTGCCGATCTGGATCGCCCTGCTCGCGTACCTTCCCGGCCTGGTCGCGAAGGCGGCCGACTGGGGAAGCAGGCTGGAGCTGGTCATCATGATCGGCATCGCCCTGACCGGCACCGCTTTCTCGGGCATCGGGCTGTTCAACAAGGCGACGGGCAGGCCGGTCCCGGAGCTGGTCAAGACGGAATTCGCGCTGGCGGGAGTCGCTTCGTGCATCTGGCTGATGCGGGGCCTTCCCACGATCACCTGGTGGCGCTTTCTGGGGTGGCTGGCGGTCGGCCTCGTCCTTTACGCCTTGTACGGGTACCGCCACAGCCGCCTGCTGGAGAAGCCCCTGGCCCTGCCGCGCCACGTCGCGATCCTTGCGGTGGTGAGCATCGGGGCGTCCCTGGCGGCCTGGATCCTGCTGCGCTCGACCGATTGGTCCACCGGGAGCCTTGTCGCTCCGATCCTGATCCTCTTTGTCTTCTCGCTCTACGCGATGTCGGCCATCCGGACCCGGACCTCCTGA
- a CDS encoding MFS transporter gives MSRPPLPSLRAALALPAEGWRRNQAAVNIAAGLVFFGFTLVMPFLPLYVAELGVVGVERIAFWSGLLLSAPPLLAALLGPFWGRIAERTGMKLMVGRVLITMTVIWALMYFAENVTQVLILRIVLGIFSGFSAMSAALVTQGCPHERIGRAIGTLQATQILSTAAGPFAGGLLYALVGIRNAFLVTSACCAFALILILILYRDSAATAHPAPGSLSGADSRGSRWKLVRSLPGFLPLIPFLFLVNLVDRCFPTVIPLVVQSMVGDDSVRVATSSGLIVTSYALAAAASAYVLGHVAARRRPAGILVGVLSGSALLTALMVLCRTPTQFLVLRVLAGILAGGALTLGFAAAGPLIPPHRRASLYGILSSASLLGGAVGPLASGILVAIHLRAPFVAAALTYAGLVLWVMIRLRDLPAAGAPEPALATRPVNQV, from the coding sequence TTGAGCCGTCCTCCCCTGCCTTCGCTGCGGGCCGCCCTCGCGCTTCCCGCCGAAGGGTGGCGCCGCAATCAAGCTGCCGTGAACATCGCCGCGGGCCTGGTCTTTTTCGGCTTCACGCTGGTGATGCCCTTCCTGCCGCTGTACGTCGCCGAGCTCGGGGTGGTGGGAGTGGAGCGCATCGCCTTCTGGTCCGGATTGCTCCTGAGCGCGCCGCCCCTGCTGGCGGCGCTGCTCGGCCCGTTCTGGGGCAGGATCGCCGAGCGCACCGGCATGAAGCTGATGGTGGGGCGCGTTCTCATCACGATGACGGTCATCTGGGCCCTGATGTACTTTGCCGAGAACGTCACGCAGGTCCTGATCCTGCGCATCGTGCTGGGGATCTTTTCCGGTTTTTCCGCCATGTCGGCGGCGCTGGTGACCCAGGGCTGTCCGCACGAGCGCATCGGCCGCGCCATCGGGACGCTGCAGGCAACTCAGATCCTGAGCACCGCGGCAGGTCCCTTTGCAGGAGGGCTGCTCTACGCCCTGGTGGGAATCCGCAACGCTTTCCTGGTCACCTCGGCCTGCTGCGCCTTCGCCCTCATTCTGATTCTGATCCTCTACCGGGATTCCGCCGCCACGGCCCATCCCGCTCCCGGGAGCCTGAGCGGCGCCGACTCGAGGGGAAGCCGCTGGAAGCTCGTCCGCTCCCTTCCCGGCTTCCTGCCGCTCATCCCTTTCCTGTTCCTGGTTAACCTCGTGGACCGCTGCTTCCCCACGGTGATCCCGCTCGTCGTGCAGTCGATGGTGGGGGACGATTCGGTGCGCGTGGCCACCAGCTCCGGCCTCATCGTCACCAGCTACGCGCTCGCCGCCGCGGCCTCGGCCTATGTCCTGGGTCACGTGGCGGCGCGGCGCCGCCCCGCGGGCATCCTGGTGGGCGTCCTCTCGGGCTCGGCGCTGCTGACCGCCCTGATGGTGCTCTGCAGGACACCGACGCAGTTCCTGGTTCTGCGGGTCCTGGCAGGGATCCTGGCCGGAGGCGCCCTGACCCTGGGCTTCGCGGCGGCCGGTCCGCTCATCCCGCCGCATCGCCGCGCCTCGCTCTACGGCATCCTGAGCAGCGCGTCGCTCCTGGGTGGAGCGGTCGGCCCGCTGGCCAGCGGCATTCTGGTGGCGATTCATCTCAGGGCGCCCTTCGTCGCGGCGGCCCTGACTTACGCCGGGCTTGTGCTGTGGGTGATGATCCGGCTGAGGGATCTGCCGGCCGCGGGCGCCCCGGAGCCGGCACTCGCCACCCGGCCGGTCAACCAGGTCTAG
- a CDS encoding asparaginase, with translation MAAIEFGHQPLVKVTRGEAIESVHYGALAVVDCRGEVLARVGSPESTAFLRSAAKPFQALPLLTSGAVDRFRITARELAVIVASHNGEKPHLDAVLSILKKTGCKPGQLQCGAHMPFYRPAAAALASKGRSPSVLHNNCSGKHAGMLALARHWGIPARDYLNPDHPVQSTIRKVLATYTGVSEGAILGGVDGCSAPTFALSLREAALAYARLLDPRFGTAEERAAAGRVVAAMRAYPGMVGGTGRLDTALMRAIGGVFISKIGAEGFYGMAYRDGGKGIGIALKIADGDGDRARTSVAVEMLAQLGLLEAGAVAKVLKSQRLPDVRNVRGRVVGKVGALFDLR, from the coding sequence ATGGCGGCGATCGAGTTCGGACACCAGCCCCTGGTCAAAGTGACACGCGGCGAGGCGATCGAGTCGGTGCACTACGGCGCGCTCGCCGTGGTCGATTGCCGGGGCGAGGTGCTGGCGCGCGTGGGAAGCCCCGAATCGACCGCCTTCCTGCGATCCGCCGCCAAGCCGTTCCAGGCGCTCCCGCTCCTGACTTCCGGGGCGGTCGATCGTTTCCGCATCACGGCTCGGGAGCTCGCGGTGATCGTCGCGTCGCACAACGGCGAGAAGCCGCACCTCGACGCGGTTCTTTCCATTCTCAAGAAGACCGGCTGCAAGCCGGGCCAGCTGCAGTGCGGCGCGCACATGCCGTTCTACCGTCCCGCGGCCGCCGCGCTGGCGAGCAAGGGGCGCTCTCCTTCGGTCCTGCACAACAACTGCTCCGGCAAGCATGCGGGAATGCTGGCGCTCGCCCGGCACTGGGGGATTCCCGCGCGAGACTACCTGAATCCGGACCATCCGGTGCAATCGACCATCCGGAAAGTCCTCGCGACCTATACCGGAGTTTCGGAAGGCGCCATTCTCGGAGGGGTGGACGGCTGCTCCGCGCCGACTTTTGCACTCTCCCTGAGGGAAGCGGCGCTGGCCTATGCCCGGCTGCTGGATCCGCGCTTTGGGACGGCCGAGGAGCGCGCCGCGGCCGGCCGGGTGGTCGCCGCCATGCGCGCCTATCCGGGGATGGTGGGCGGCACGGGCCGGCTCGACACGGCCCTGATGCGGGCGATCGGCGGGGTCTTCATCTCGAAGATCGGCGCCGAGGGCTTCTACGGCATGGCTTACCGTGACGGCGGGAAGGGGATCGGCATCGCCCTCAAGATTGCCGACGGCGATGGCGACAGGGCGCGTACCAGCGTGGCCGTGGAGATGCTTGCGCAGCTCGGGCTGCTGGAGGCGGGCGCTGTAGCGAAAGTCTTGAAATCCCAGAGACTTCCAGATGTCCGCAATGTCCGGGGACGGGTGGTCGGCAAGGTTGGCGCGCTGTTCGACCTGCGCTGA
- the trxA gene encoding thioredoxin gives MGTKILDVQDGNFDREVLQSHVPVMLDFSAEWCGPCQKMVPIFEEIAAEFEGRAKVATIDVGLAQETAVRLGVMSVPTVIFFKDGRVQETLVGPSQKSALVSRLQRLL, from the coding sequence ATGGGAACCAAGATTCTGGATGTTCAGGACGGCAACTTCGACCGGGAAGTGCTTCAATCCCACGTTCCGGTGATGCTCGATTTTTCTGCCGAGTGGTGCGGCCCCTGCCAGAAAATGGTCCCGATCTTCGAGGAGATTGCCGCCGAGTTCGAGGGGCGGGCGAAGGTCGCCACCATCGACGTCGGCCTTGCCCAGGAGACCGCCGTGCGCCTGGGAGTGATGTCGGTCCCGACGGTGATTTTCTTCAAGGACGGGCGGGTCCAGGAGACCCTCGTCGGTCCGTCGCAGAAAAGCGCTCTGGTCTCCCGCCTGCAGCGGCTTCTCTGA
- a CDS encoding cytochrome c biogenesis protein CcdA: MQSFQDLLNGWNAQLKVLLESRLDSFSPLAYLIVFAAGVLTSFTPCVYPMIPVTVTYIGGSQAGSKKRAATRTVVYVLGIAIVYAALGAFAALTGRFFGQISTNPWVYFVVGNIILLFGLSMLDAIVIPVPGILARGGKRGDGYLGAMVMGMASGFVAAPCTAPVLGTVLIYVGSRGNVPYGASLLFAFALGLGFLLLLLGIFAGALTSLPRAGAWMVTVKKVFGFGMILVGEYFLVRMGRLMP; this comes from the coding sequence ATGCAATCCTTCCAGGATCTCCTGAACGGCTGGAACGCACAGCTCAAGGTCCTGCTGGAATCGCGCCTCGACTCCTTCTCGCCGCTCGCCTATCTCATCGTCTTCGCGGCGGGGGTCCTGACATCGTTCACCCCGTGTGTCTATCCGATGATCCCGGTAACGGTGACCTACATCGGGGGCTCCCAGGCCGGCTCGAAGAAGCGCGCGGCGACGCGCACCGTCGTCTACGTCCTGGGGATCGCGATCGTCTATGCGGCGCTCGGGGCGTTTGCCGCGCTGACCGGACGCTTCTTCGGACAAATCTCAACCAACCCATGGGTCTACTTCGTGGTGGGGAACATCATCCTCCTGTTCGGGCTGTCGATGCTGGATGCCATCGTGATTCCGGTGCCCGGGATCCTGGCGCGCGGCGGCAAGCGGGGAGACGGCTACCTCGGAGCCATGGTGATGGGGATGGCCTCGGGGTTCGTGGCCGCTCCCTGCACGGCGCCCGTTTTGGGCACCGTGTTGATCTACGTCGGATCGCGCGGTAACGTGCCCTATGGGGCATCGCTGCTGTTCGCCTTCGCGCTCGGCCTCGGGTTCCTCCTCCTGCTGCTGGGGATCTTCGCCGGCGCGCTCACCTCGCTTCCCAGGGCGGGGGCCTGGATGGTGACGGTCAAGAAAGTCTTCGGCTTCGGCATGATTCTGGTTGGCGAGTATTTCCTCGTCCGGATGGGAAGGTTGATGCCATGA
- a CDS encoding TlpA disulfide reductase family protein: MRRWLLSAACLAVFLAFPGAAPASDESLIGKLAPPFTLTDLSGKKIALQSYRGKSVVQIVGWAAWCHGCRLEIPRLKEVYQKYHGSGFEILALTGPYGQDLEKVKSFAREFSLPYPVLFDSGTKVLELYRINSVPTNLILDLDGRVVYEGAQLPEDYERRIEKLLSPRRSG, translated from the coding sequence ATGAGACGTTGGCTCCTCTCCGCTGCCTGCTTGGCGGTATTCCTTGCCTTTCCCGGCGCCGCGCCCGCCTCGGATGAATCCCTGATCGGCAAGCTGGCGCCTCCTTTCACGCTCACCGATCTCTCGGGAAAGAAGATTGCCCTGCAGAGCTATCGCGGGAAGTCGGTCGTGCAGATCGTCGGCTGGGCCGCCTGGTGCCACGGGTGCCGCCTGGAGATCCCGCGGCTGAAGGAGGTTTACCAGAAGTATCACGGCTCCGGATTCGAGATACTGGCCCTCACCGGCCCCTACGGCCAGGACCTGGAGAAGGTGAAGAGCTTCGCCCGGGAGTTCTCCCTGCCCTATCCCGTGCTGTTCGACAGCGGGACCAAGGTCCTCGAGCTGTATCGCATCAATTCCGTTCCGACCAACCTGATCCTGGACCTGGATGGCCGCGTGGTCTACGAAGGGGCCCAGCTGCCCGAGGACTATGAGCGGCGGATCGAGAAGCTCCTTTCCCCGCGCCGCAGCGGCTGA
- the hflX gene encoding GTPase HflX produces the protein MNVQPEFRLGTSRQRVILAGVRGPRQTPDEIQEHLEELSRLTETAGGTVSGVFVQERQRRDPARVLGRGKIEEMARAVESLRAGLVIFDEDLSPAQARNLERDLGVPVLDRAGLILDIFALRARSREARVQVELAQLRYLLPRLTRRWTHLERQAGGIGVRGVGETQLETDRRLIQKRIAHLESKLGRIEQERGQRRKRRSEAPQVALVGYTNAGKSTLLNRLTGAGAFVEDRLFATLDPLVRQGSDGFSRFLFIDTVGFIRKLPPQLVASFRSTLEEAREADVLLHVVDASDASLEDHMKTTRQILAEMKLDDKPVITVFNKADRLAAESDRLALLRIEPSAVLVSAVEGRGMEVLRRVLEEAAAEETVMGQAAVDPAAGSAIARIHAIADVLGSAMVDGKLVIRYRARRKDAASLGRLIQEAGGS, from the coding sequence ATGAACGTCCAGCCTGAGTTCCGACTCGGCACTTCCCGCCAGCGGGTAATCCTCGCCGGCGTCCGCGGCCCGCGCCAGACCCCCGACGAGATCCAGGAACACCTCGAGGAGCTCTCCCGCCTGACCGAGACGGCGGGCGGAACGGTGAGCGGCGTCTTCGTGCAGGAGCGCCAGCGGCGGGATCCGGCGCGCGTGCTCGGCCGGGGAAAGATCGAGGAGATGGCGCGCGCGGTCGAGTCGCTGCGCGCCGGGCTGGTCATCTTCGACGAGGACCTGTCGCCGGCCCAGGCGCGCAATCTGGAGCGCGATCTCGGCGTGCCGGTCCTGGATCGCGCCGGTCTCATCCTGGACATCTTCGCGCTGCGGGCGCGCAGCCGCGAAGCCCGCGTCCAGGTGGAGCTGGCGCAGCTGCGCTACCTGCTGCCGCGACTGACGCGGCGCTGGACCCACCTGGAGCGCCAGGCGGGCGGCATCGGTGTTCGGGGTGTGGGAGAGACCCAGCTGGAGACCGACCGCCGCCTGATCCAGAAGCGCATCGCCCATCTCGAGTCGAAGCTCGGACGCATCGAGCAGGAGCGCGGCCAGCGCCGCAAGCGCCGCAGCGAAGCGCCGCAGGTCGCGCTCGTCGGCTACACCAACGCCGGCAAGTCGACGCTGCTGAACCGGCTTACGGGCGCCGGAGCTTTCGTCGAGGACCGCCTGTTCGCCACGCTCGACCCGCTCGTGCGGCAGGGGAGCGACGGCTTCTCCCGTTTCCTGTTCATCGATACGGTCGGGTTCATCCGCAAGCTACCGCCGCAGCTGGTGGCCTCTTTCCGCAGCACCCTGGAGGAGGCGCGCGAGGCGGACGTGCTGCTGCACGTGGTCGACGCGAGCGATGCCTCGCTCGAGGATCACATGAAGACGACGCGGCAGATCCTCGCGGAGATGAAGCTGGACGACAAGCCCGTCATCACCGTCTTCAACAAGGCCGATCGCCTCGCGGCGGAGAGCGACCGGTTGGCGCTGCTGCGGATTGAGCCGTCGGCGGTGCTGGTGTCGGCGGTCGAGGGCCGAGGGATGGAGGTTCTGCGCCGGGTGCTGGAGGAGGCGGCGGCTGAGGAGACGGTGATGGGGCAGGCGGCCGTGGATCCGGCGGCCGGATCGGCCATCGCGCGCATCCACGCCATCGCCGACGTGCTGGGGAGCGCCATGGTCGATGGGAAGCTGGTCATCCGCTACCGGGCACGGCGCAAGGATGCCGCGTCGCTGGGGCGGCTCATCCAAGAGGCGGGAGGGAGCTGA